TTTACTAAAGAAAGTTGAAGGGATCGCAGAAGTTCGGGATGAAAGTGACCGTGATGGGTTACGGATCGTTGTTGAATTGAAGAAAAATGCTAATGCAACCGGGATCTTGAATTACCTTTTCAAGAACACTGATCTTCAGATCTCGTATAATTTCAATATGGTCGCGATCGATCATAAACGCCCTAAACATGTAGGTTTAAAGCAGATCTTAGCTTCTTATCTTGAACATCAACGTAGCGTAACGACTAAAAGAACTCGTTATGAGTTGACTAAAGCTAAAAAGCGTGAACATATCGTCGCTGGTCTGATCAAAGCACTTTCGATCCTTGATCAAGTCATTCAAACGATCCGAGCTTCAAAAAATAAAAAAGATGCGACTAAAAATTTGATGACAGCCTATGCTTTTACTGAAAAACAGGCTGAGGCGATCGTTTCTTTACAATTATATCGTTTGACTAATACTGATGTTACTGAACTCAAAAAAGAAGCTGAAATACTTGCTAAAGAGATCGCACGATTTGAAAAGATCTTAGCTGAGCCAAAACAACTCGATAAAGTGATCCAAAGTGAATTAAAAGCTTTAGGTAAAAAATATGCTTCTCCACGTCAAACAGAGATCCAAGAAAAGATCGAATCTTTGAAGATCGAAACTGAAGTGATGGTCGCTCAAGAAGATGTTATCGTCCAAGTTTCACGTGATGGTTATGTCAAACGCTCCTCACTGCGTTCTTTCAATGCTTCTGATGAACATGATAACGGCTTACGGGATGACGATGAAACGATCTTACAATCAACAGTCAACACGCTAGACCATCTCTACATCTTTACTAATAAAGGCAACCTTATCTATCGTCCTGTCCATGAGATCACTGAAGCACGCTTTAAAGATACAGGTGAACATTTATCACAAACGGTAGGGCTCGATGCTGATGAAGTCGTTATTGCAGCTAAAGTCTTCAAAGAGCTCAAAGCTCCTGGAAGCTTTATCTTTGCAACTAAAGAAGGTCTTATCAAACAAACGCTTGTGACAGAATTGACCCCGGGGAGAACATACAAATCACGGGCTAGTCGCTATATCACACTAAAAACAATCACCGATGAAGTTATTAGCTTGCACTACCTTGAAAAAGTAACTTCACAGCAGATCGTTTGTACATCATATAACGGCTATGGCCTTCGTTACTTAGTAGAAGAGATCCCTACGACAGGAGCAAGAGCTGCTGGTGTTAAATGTATGGATCTCCGAAACGATCATTTGACTGCGGTCTTAGTCGTTACTGAAGACGATGCGTTGGGGATCTTGACGACACGTGCGTCCTTTAAGAAAATGAAAGTAACTGAGATCCCGTTGACTTCTCGGGCGCGTCGTGGAGTTCAGATCTTACGTGAGATCAAAAATAAAAATCAACATCGGATCTTTTATGCATTTAAAATCACGCCTGATCAGCTTTTAACAATCACAACGACTAAAGAGCTTTCTTTTGAAGTTAGACCAGAGGAGAGTCACTTCAATGAACGTTATTCAAATGGTGTTTATGTCTTTAGCTTCCAAAATGACGGTGAACCTAAGGCAGTTCACTTGAGCATCCGACCACTAGAAAATAACGAAGAATAAAAAATGTGCATCCCATTAGCCAGGGATGCACATTTTTTATTTTGAACTGAGTTGTTCGACAAGCTCTTCTTCTGGCGTAACATAAAGTGTCTTTTGACCTTCATAGATCACATAGCCTGGTTTAGCTCCGTTAGGCTTTTTGATATGCCGTACTTGAACGTAATCGACCGGTACGTTAGCCGAGTTTTGAGCTTTTGAGAAATAAGCCGCTAATTTAGCAGCTTCCAGCAGTGTTTCGTCTGTTGGTGTCTTAGAACAAACGATCACATGCGAACCTGGGATGTCTTTAGTGTGTAACCAATAGTAGTTTTTGTTTGCTGTTTTCAAAGTCAAACGATCATTTTGTAAGTTATTTTTACCAACTAAGATCTCAGTCCCGTCAGTTGCTTTAAAAATAGTTGGTCGACTGACTTTACTCTTGACGCGTGCTTTTTGTTTTGGATCAGCCTTTAAGTAACCTTCATTTTCTAATTCTAATTTGATATCATCTAGGTCACTAGGAACGGCTAATTCGATCTGGGCTTTGATCCCTTCAAGATAGTCGAGCTCTTGCTTGGTTAAAGTTAGTTGTTCTTTGAGATGGGCGATCGCATTTTTAAGCTTTTGGTATTTTTTAAAATACTTTTGAGCATTTTGAGCTGGTGTCAATTGTGGCGAAAGTGCGATCGTGACTTTTTTTTCATTATCATAATAATTTGGTAGCGTGATCTCACTTTGTTTGGGGCGGACTTGATAAAGATAAGTCGTTAAAAGTTCGCCTTTGACTCGATAACTGTCAGCTTTAGCGGTCGCTTTGAGTTCGTTTTCTAACTTGCCAAGCTTCTTTTTATTTTTTTGAAGTTCTTTTTTGATCACATGGATCAATTTGGCACCCTTTTGAGCGACACGATCGCGTAAAGCCCGTTCTTTATAGTAGTTATCTAATAAGGTACTTAAGTTTGTAAAAGTTTTTTCAGTCTGAAATCGTGGAAAAATACTAAAAGCTAATTTGTTATTTTCTAAATATAAATTAGGAACAGGCTTTTTTGTATAAGCCAAAAACTCAGCTACTACTTGCTCAGGGGCTTTTGCTCCATGAAACATCTTAGCCAATGTCAAAGCAGAGCTCTTACTTAAGCCTTGGTAATTTTTGACCAAGTTAGAAGCTAAAACTTCTTGATTAGGATAGAGTCTTAATAACTCTAAATAATATTTGCTCGTATCAGTAAATAGATCTAATTTAGTTTGCTTGGGAGGCGTTTGGTAAGTTGCTCCAGGTAACAATGTGCGATACCGATTTTGATCCATCCCAACATGCTTGACTGTATCGAGCACCCTATTCGTCATCTGATCGACTAAAATGATATTACTATAACGTCCCATGATCTCAATACTTAATTTTAAAGGTAATTTATCACCTAATTCATTTCGCGTCATAAAATAAAGATCGATCACTCGGTCACAAACGAGTTGTTCGATTTTTACTAATTTTGCTCCATCTAAATACTTGCGTAAGATCATTGTAAAATTAGTTGGAACAGGAGGATTAGTATAAGGGATGTCCGTTATTTGGACACGTGCATAGTTAGGGTGGGCCGAAAGTAAGAGCGAATGGTTTTTGCGATCTTTTCGGATCGTTATGATCACTTCATTTTGATAGGGTTGTGAAACTTTAGTGACGCGTCCATCTAAAATCAAGTTATTTAGTTCATTTACCATCGCGCGGGTAAAGATACCGTCAAATGCCACAGAGATCCCTCCTTCATTAAAATATACAACTAACATTGTAGCTTTTATTTTTAAAAAGCGCAAAGTTCCCTAGTTGTTTTTCAGAAAAAAGTTATTTCAGATAAAATAAGATTTGCCTTTTGAGTAGGGGGGAGAAGCTAGAATCAAAAGGCTATGTGTGGTATGATAAGATTTGCAATAATAATCAAAGTAGGTGTAATTTATATGAAAATAGCTGTTGTTACCGACAGTACAGCCTATCTAAGTCAAGAGCAGATCAAAGAAAATGATATCCATATTATTCCGATCCCATTTATCATTGATGGTAAAAGCTATGACGAAGGCGTTGATATCACTACTGAAGAATTTTATGAAAAACTCCGGACATCAGAAACATTTCCAAGTACTTCTCAACCCCCAGTCGGAAAGTTGATCGAACTTTATGAATCATTAGGTGAACAAGGCTATGATGCTGTCATCAGTATCCATTTAGCAGGGACGATCTCAGGCTTAGTTCAAACACTTGAAACAGTCAAAGCTAGTGTTGATAACGTTACAGTCGTACCTGTTGATTCTGAGATCACTGTGATGTTGATGGGATGCTTAGCGATCGAGGCGGCCCGAATGGCCAAAGCAGGAAAAGACCTAGATGAGATCTTAGCTCGTTTAGAACATTTAAAGAGCACTGTTAATGAATATTTCGTCGTTGATGATCTCCAAAATCTTGTACGTGGCGGACGACTCTCAAATGCAGCCGCATTTGTCGGAAGTGTGTTGAAGATCAAACCGATCTTGACTTTTGATGATGAGACTGATAAGATCGTTGCTTTTGACAAAGTGCGCTCAAGTAAACGTGCTTTGAAACGTGTTGAAGATCTTTTTGAAGAAGCGATCACAGGTCTAGATTATCCGATCAAACTCTTTGTGATCCATGCTAATAACGAAGCGGCAGCTATTGAGTGGCGGGATAAGCTCGTTAAAAAGTTCCCAAATATCTCGATCGAGATCAGTTATTTTGGCCCAGTTATCGGGACGCATTTAGGTGAAAATGCTCTAGCTTTAGGCTGGATGGAAGATATTGATAAATAATTTTTGAAATGGATCGGGATCTCCCTATCCATTTTTTTGAGGAGGAATTGATTATGAAAAAGATCGATCTTGGTCTTAAAGCCGGAACTGATCCAAAGCAGATCACAGACCGACTCCAATACGCACCTGAAGTCTTTGAATTTTACACTGCTGAAACAGATTTTACAAAAGACGGTCTCAAGCGTTTAGCTGAAGCGATCGAGCAAGTCAAAGATGCGGGGATCTCACAGATCATTTTACACCATCCGATGCGGTATCGCGGTGATTTTACCGAATTGCTCACATTAGAACAAAAAATGCCTGAATTATATCGATTTATCGAACAAAGTACGCTAGATCTTCTACAATTAGCTTATGATAAAGAACTTCAAGTCTTAGTTCACGGATCTTATTCTCGCCAAACTGCGCTTTTTTTATCACAATTTGATTCACTTGAAAAAGCAACTGCTTATTCATTTAAACGTCTCGATCATTTTCATGAATTGGGCAAAGAACATATCATGTTTGAAAACTCGATCTCGCCGATCTTTTATTACGGTGAACCAGCGTTAGACGAGCAGATCTTAGCGCATGATTATCGTTTAGCTTTTGATACATCACATTGTTTTATCAAGTGGCAAGGTTCTGAGCAAAAACTTTTAGAAGCACTTACACGCCTTCGTTCAAAGATCGTGCACTATCATCTAGTCGACTCTTTAGGTGAAGTGCACGATAGCTTAGAACTTGGTAAAGGTAAGATCAATTGGAATGCAGTATTACCACTACTAAATGAACAGGCGACAAATATCTTTGAGATCGTTTTACAAGACCAAACAGATGCTAAAGAACAAGTTGCAAGCTATGAGTATTTAAAGCAGATCGAGCAAAATAGTAAGCTTTAAAGATAATATAGTTTGCAAGACTATGCTAATATAATAGTAATACATCAGAGAGAAGGACAAAATATACGACTGATGTCAAATAGATATAATCTACGAAGGGAAACTATATATTCTTTTTCTTTTTGTTTTTTAATAACAAGATCGTATATTTATATAGAAGATCATATATGTCGACATTTAAAAATATTATGAGTTGGGTCTGGCCAGTCGTTATTGGGCTGATCTTAGCTAAATTACTGACGACATTTGTCATTTCAGTAGTCAAGGTGGATGGTCTATCGATGTATCCCAATCTCCAAAACAACGAACGGGTCGTAATGCTAAAGATGCCTGCGATCAGACGGGATGCAGTCGTAGTCTTTAACGCTGAAGGAGTAGACACCGATAATCCTAACGTAACGTCTAAGACAAAATACGTTAAGCGGGTGATCGGTCTTCCTGGTGATAAGATCGAATATAAAAATAATGGTGATCTTTACATCAATGGTAAGTATCGTTCACAAAGCTATATCACTAAAGAACAACGAACAACAGGTACACTAGATCTAGTCAAACAAGCAGCTAAAGGGGTGACTCTTGGCACAGGTAAGACGTTTACTGTTCCAAAAGATAGTTACTTTGTCTTAGGTGATAATCGCGAAAACTCAAACGATAGTCGTTACTATGGTTTTGTTCCTAAAGATAAGATCTTAGGTACGGTCAAAGCACCATTTTGGGATAGTGGTCATGAGTTGATCAATTCATTTGGAAACTAAAAAGAGGTCCTGTATAGGCAATGTCATTAAGTTAAGCCTACAGTACTAAAGATTAGATATTGAAAAAGAGATCAGAAACATATTTTGTAGTTATCTGATCTCTTTTTATCACGACAAATAAGCTGATAGTTAATCAAATTTTTTTATCAGCACGTTCTTTTATGTTATTCTGTAGTTGAATCCTGATGCTTTTCTTCTGCTGGATGATCTTTTATAATGCCGACCATTCCTGATTGGAAGAATATTTTTAGAAATATAGGATTCTAACCGTTTTGGTGGGGATTTTCCTCTAATAAAAGATCTACACAGTCTCACAGCGACTGTAAAATTAACTTTATATTGATATGATCGAGCCTTTTCTTGGAGTGATACATGATCTATGATCATTTGGGTGAAATTGTACACTATAAGTTTAGCGTAGATCTCTTGAAGGATCCCCACTATTTTTTTAGCGTGAAAGTTCAATAATCCCAAGGTATGTTTCAATGTCCTGAATGCTGTTTCTATCCCCCAACGTAAATGGTAAAGCTTTTTTAGTTTCCAAGCTGGATATGAACTTTGATTTAGATTAGTTACTACAGTCACATCCTTGTCTTCGGATACAGAAAAACGTACTATTCTAAATTCAAGTGAATAAAATTCAGTTGGGTCAGCTTTCTTGGTTTTTTGTGATAAAAAATCGAAGGTCACATTGGCCGG
This window of the Ligilactobacillus faecis genome carries:
- a CDS encoding NFACT RNA binding domain-containing protein, with protein sequence MAFDGIFTRAMVNELNNLILDGRVTKVSQPYQNEVIITIRKDRKNHSLLLSAHPNYARVQITDIPYTNPPVPTNFTMILRKYLDGAKLVKIEQLVCDRVIDLYFMTRNELGDKLPLKLSIEIMGRYSNIILVDQMTNRVLDTVKHVGMDQNRYRTLLPGATYQTPPKQTKLDLFTDTSKYYLELLRLYPNQEVLASNLVKNYQGLSKSSALTLAKMFHGAKAPEQVVAEFLAYTKKPVPNLYLENNKLAFSIFPRFQTEKTFTNLSTLLDNYYKERALRDRVAQKGAKLIHVIKKELQKNKKKLGKLENELKATAKADSYRVKGELLTTYLYQVRPKQSEITLPNYYDNEKKVTIALSPQLTPAQNAQKYFKKYQKLKNAIAHLKEQLTLTKQELDYLEGIKAQIELAVPSDLDDIKLELENEGYLKADPKQKARVKSKVSRPTIFKATDGTEILVGKNNLQNDRLTLKTANKNYYWLHTKDIPGSHVIVCSKTPTDETLLEAAKLAAYFSKAQNSANVPVDYVQVRHIKKPNGAKPGYVIYEGQKTLYVTPEEELVEQLSSK
- a CDS encoding DegV family protein translates to MKIAVVTDSTAYLSQEQIKENDIHIIPIPFIIDGKSYDEGVDITTEEFYEKLRTSETFPSTSQPPVGKLIELYESLGEQGYDAVISIHLAGTISGLVQTLETVKASVDNVTVVPVDSEITVMLMGCLAIEAARMAKAGKDLDEILARLEHLKSTVNEYFVVDDLQNLVRGGRLSNAAAFVGSVLKIKPILTFDDETDKIVAFDKVRSSKRALKRVEDLFEEAITGLDYPIKLFVIHANNEAAAIEWRDKLVKKFPNISIEISYFGPVIGTHLGENALALGWMEDIDK
- the parC gene encoding DNA topoisomerase IV subunit A; its protein translation is MVEQNIQELSLEAVMGERFGRYSKYIIQERALPDIRDGLKPVQRRILYAMNEDHNTFDKPFRKSAKSVGNVMGNYHPHGDSSIYEAMVRLSQTWKLREPLIEMHGNNGSMDGDPPAAMRYTEARLSQIAAEMLKDIDKETVEMVLNFDDTEYEPTVLPARFPNLLVNGATGISAGYATEIPTHNLTETIEATIYLMKHPDATLDELMQFIKGPDFPTGGILQGLDGIKKAYETGRGKAMLRAKTATESLRGGKAQLVITEIPYEVNKAVLVKKIDEIRLLKKVEGIAEVRDESDRDGLRIVVELKKNANATGILNYLFKNTDLQISYNFNMVAIDHKRPKHVGLKQILASYLEHQRSVTTKRTRYELTKAKKREHIVAGLIKALSILDQVIQTIRASKNKKDATKNLMTAYAFTEKQAEAIVSLQLYRLTNTDVTELKKEAEILAKEIARFEKILAEPKQLDKVIQSELKALGKKYASPRQTEIQEKIESLKIETEVMVAQEDVIVQVSRDGYVKRSSLRSFNASDEHDNGLRDDDETILQSTVNTLDHLYIFTNKGNLIYRPVHEITEARFKDTGEHLSQTVGLDADEVVIAAKVFKELKAPGSFIFATKEGLIKQTLVTELTPGRTYKSRASRYITLKTITDEVISLHYLEKVTSQQIVCTSYNGYGLRYLVEEIPTTGARAAGVKCMDLRNDHLTAVLVVTEDDALGILTTRASFKKMKVTEIPLTSRARRGVQILREIKNKNQHRIFYAFKITPDQLLTITTTKELSFEVRPEESHFNERYSNGVYVFSFQNDGEPKAVHLSIRPLENNEE
- a CDS encoding sugar phosphate isomerase/epimerase family protein; this encodes MKKIDLGLKAGTDPKQITDRLQYAPEVFEFYTAETDFTKDGLKRLAEAIEQVKDAGISQIILHHPMRYRGDFTELLTLEQKMPELYRFIEQSTLDLLQLAYDKELQVLVHGSYSRQTALFLSQFDSLEKATAYSFKRLDHFHELGKEHIMFENSISPIFYYGEPALDEQILAHDYRLAFDTSHCFIKWQGSEQKLLEALTRLRSKIVHYHLVDSLGEVHDSLELGKGKINWNAVLPLLNEQATNIFEIVLQDQTDAKEQVASYEYLKQIEQNSKL
- the lepB gene encoding signal peptidase I — encoded protein: MSTFKNIMSWVWPVVIGLILAKLLTTFVISVVKVDGLSMYPNLQNNERVVMLKMPAIRRDAVVVFNAEGVDTDNPNVTSKTKYVKRVIGLPGDKIEYKNNGDLYINGKYRSQSYITKEQRTTGTLDLVKQAAKGVTLGTGKTFTVPKDSYFVLGDNRENSNDSRYYGFVPKDKILGTVKAPFWDSGHELINSFGN